The Flavobacterium faecale genome has a segment encoding these proteins:
- a CDS encoding DM13 domain-containing protein, with the protein MKRIFIAVFALALTFTTVSCSNDSDPAATTVTVDSAAPIGAFTVSKSGTLTAQNGTPTTGKIETGTDSQGNSFVHLGTDFKTELGTGTATVYLSKTATFTSSPGTGNPDLKLVGIVTKNGEAYYKLSGAAPADLPYVIIWCGTAGIPFGNGLLK; encoded by the coding sequence ATGAAAAGAATTTTTATCGCAGTTTTCGCATTAGCATTGACTTTCACAACAGTATCATGTTCTAACGATTCAGATCCAGCAGCAACAACAGTAACCGTAGACTCAGCTGCACCAATTGGAGCATTTACAGTTTCAAAATCTGGAACCCTTACAGCGCAAAATGGAACGCCAACAACTGGTAAAATTGAAACAGGTACTGACAGCCAAGGTAACTCCTTCGTACATTTAGGAACTGACTTCAAAACAGAATTAGGAACCGGGACTGCAACAGTTTATCTTTCTAAAACGGCAACTTTCACCTCTAGTCCAGGAACCGGAAATCCAGATTTAAAATTGGTAGGTATTGTAACTAAAAATGGTGAAGCCTACTACAAATTATCAGGAGCTGCCCCTGCAGACCTACCTTACGTAATCATCTGGTGTGGTACAGCAGGTATTCCTTTTGGAAATGGACTATTAAAATAA
- a CDS encoding quinone-dependent dihydroorotate dehydrogenase, whose product MYKLLLRPLLFCFDPEKVHYFTFSLVRFTSKIPGFSALYRSLYLVDDKRLETEVFGLKFKNPVGLAAGFDKDAKLYKELSNFGFGFIEIGTLTPKGQDGNPKTRLFRLKEDQAIINRMGFNNGGVLEAVERLKSNNGVLIGGNIGKNKLTPNEEATLDYEICFDALYAHVDYFVVNVSSPNTPNLRALQDKEPLTQLLQTLQNKNIAKPKQKPILLKIAPDLTDDQLLDIIDIVNATKIAGVIATNTTISREGLQSENKTEMGGLSGKPLTKRSTEVIRFLSQKSNKSFPIIGVGGIHTAEDALEKLDAGASLVQLYTGFIYEGPALVKAINKKILARK is encoded by the coding sequence ATGTACAAGTTACTATTACGTCCCTTACTTTTTTGTTTTGACCCTGAGAAAGTACATTACTTCACTTTTTCATTAGTTCGTTTTACCTCAAAAATCCCTGGTTTTAGTGCTTTGTACAGATCTTTGTATTTGGTAGATGATAAACGTTTGGAAACAGAAGTGTTTGGGTTGAAATTTAAAAATCCGGTCGGACTAGCAGCTGGTTTTGATAAGGATGCGAAATTGTACAAAGAATTATCCAATTTTGGTTTTGGTTTTATCGAAATCGGAACTTTAACTCCCAAAGGACAAGATGGAAATCCAAAAACGCGTCTCTTTCGGTTAAAAGAAGACCAAGCGATTATCAACAGAATGGGTTTTAATAATGGTGGTGTACTTGAAGCTGTTGAACGATTGAAATCAAACAACGGCGTTTTGATTGGTGGAAATATTGGTAAAAATAAACTTACACCCAACGAAGAGGCAACTTTAGATTACGAAATTTGTTTTGATGCCTTGTATGCTCACGTAGATTATTTTGTTGTGAATGTTAGTTCACCAAACACGCCCAATTTGCGTGCCTTGCAGGACAAAGAACCATTGACACAATTGTTGCAAACACTACAAAATAAAAATATAGCCAAGCCAAAACAAAAACCAATTTTACTAAAAATCGCTCCAGATTTGACAGACGATCAATTACTAGATATTATTGATATTGTTAATGCTACCAAAATTGCAGGTGTAATTGCCACCAATACAACAATCTCCCGTGAAGGTTTACAGTCAGAAAACAAAACGGAAATGGGTGGCCTGTCAGGAAAACCATTGACAAAACGATCTACAGAGGTGATTCGATTTTTATCTCAAAAAAGCAATAAATCATTTCCAATCATCGGAGTAGGAGGGATACATACCGCCGAAGATGCTTTAGAAAAATTAGATGCAGGTGCAAGTTTGGTACAACTCTATACCGGATTTATTTATGAAGGCCCTGCTTTGGTAAAAGCCATTAATAAAAAGATTTTGGCTAGAAAATAA
- a CDS encoding response regulator yields the protein MSNLSIFYADDDEDDIMFFNDAVDSVATSHTNIIELHIHKNGENLVEGIMNNKFKNGVVFLDVNMPKKSGLELLKEIRNEPTIYQVPVVMYSTSSSKVDIEMSLNFGANYYAIKPYDFNDLIKMISDVSKINWMSHKPDLNNFILVK from the coding sequence ATGAGTAACTTAAGTATCTTTTATGCCGATGACGACGAAGATGATATAATGTTTTTTAATGACGCTGTAGATAGCGTTGCAACAAGCCATACCAATATAATTGAACTCCATATTCATAAAAATGGAGAAAACCTTGTAGAAGGGATTATGAATAACAAATTCAAAAACGGAGTCGTTTTTCTAGATGTGAACATGCCAAAGAAATCTGGCCTTGAATTATTGAAAGAAATACGCAACGAACCGACTATTTATCAGGTACCAGTCGTGATGTACTCTACTAGTTCTAGTAAAGTGGATATCGAAATGAGTTTAAATTTTGGAGCAAATTATTATGCCATTAAACCATACGATTTCAACGACCTCATCAAAATGATTTCTGACGTAAGTAAAATCAATTGGATGTCACATAAGCCTGATTTAAACAATTTCATTTTAGTAAAATAA
- a CDS encoding peroxiredoxin, with product MATIRLGDIAPDFTTDTTQGKISFHEWLGDSWGVLFSHPSDFTPVCTTELGTVANYFPEFQKRNTKVIALSVDGVESHLKWIKDIEETQNVTLQYPIIADESKEVANLYDMIHPNADNTLTVRSVFIIGADKKVKLILTYPASTGRNFDELLRVIDSLQLTADYSVATPANWKDGDDVVISTAIKDEDIPAKFPKGFNRIKYYLRMTPQPNK from the coding sequence ATGGCAACAATACGATTAGGAGATATAGCTCCAGATTTTACTACAGATACAACACAAGGAAAAATAAGTTTTCATGAATGGCTAGGTGACTCTTGGGGAGTTTTGTTTTCGCACCCATCCGATTTCACGCCTGTATGTACAACCGAGTTAGGAACAGTAGCAAACTATTTTCCTGAATTTCAAAAACGAAATACCAAAGTAATTGCTTTGAGTGTAGATGGTGTAGAGTCGCATTTGAAATGGATTAAGGATATTGAGGAGACTCAAAATGTAACCCTACAATACCCAATTATCGCTGACGAAAGTAAAGAAGTGGCCAATCTATATGATATGATTCACCCAAATGCTGATAATACGCTAACGGTACGTTCGGTATTTATAATTGGTGCAGACAAAAAAGTGAAGTTGATCTTGACCTATCCTGCGTCAACAGGAAGAAATTTTGACGAATTACTTCGTGTGATTGATAGTTTGCAATTAACAGCTGATTATAGTGTAGCTACTCCAGCAAACTGGAAAGACGGTGATGACGTTGTAATTTCAACTGCTATCAAAGACGAAGATATTCCAGCGAAATTCCCAAAAGGATTCAACCGCATCAAATATTATTTGAGAATGACACCACAACCTAATAAATAA
- the pepT gene encoding peptidase T yields the protein MQPIIDRFISYVTIDTESDSKSATTPSTQKQWDLANLLVTELKTIGMQDVTISDKAYIMATLPSNVEHEVPTIGFISHFDTSPDFSGANVKPQIIRDYDGNDIVLNAAQNIVLSPNYFKDLLQYKGQTLITTDGTTLLGADDKAGITEIVTAMEYLINHPEIKHGEIKVGFTPDEEIGRGAHHFDVAQFGAEWAYTMDGSQVGELEYENFNAAGATITFKGKSVHPGYAKGKMINSLLIANDFINALPKKGIPQETKGYDGFFHVHHLAGTIEETVLELIIRDHSKLKFEKRKELISKITAKINKKYSKQFGEDIVIAVVEDQYYNMKEKVTPVKHIVDIAAKAMKEVNVKPIIKPIRGGTDGCQLSYMGLPCPNIFAGGHNFHGKYEYVPVESMQKAVEVIVKIAELTALPNYGLPVPKAKK from the coding sequence ATGCAACCTATTATAGATCGTTTCATCAGTTACGTAACCATAGACACCGAATCTGACTCAAAGTCTGCTACTACTCCGAGTACCCAAAAGCAATGGGATCTAGCCAATTTATTGGTAACGGAATTAAAAACTATTGGTATGCAAGATGTTACTATAAGTGACAAAGCTTATATCATGGCAACTTTGCCATCAAATGTTGAGCATGAGGTACCAACTATTGGTTTTATATCGCACTTTGATACAAGTCCCGATTTTTCTGGTGCGAATGTAAAACCGCAAATAATTAGAGATTATGACGGAAATGATATTGTACTAAATGCAGCTCAAAATATCGTTTTGTCTCCGAACTATTTCAAGGATTTATTACAATATAAAGGGCAAACCTTAATTACAACGGACGGAACAACACTTTTGGGTGCTGATGATAAAGCAGGAATCACAGAGATTGTTACTGCAATGGAATACTTAATCAATCATCCTGAAATCAAACATGGTGAAATTAAAGTAGGTTTTACTCCTGATGAAGAAATTGGTCGTGGAGCACATCATTTTGATGTAGCACAATTTGGTGCCGAATGGGCCTATACCATGGACGGAAGTCAAGTTGGTGAACTGGAATATGAAAACTTTAATGCTGCCGGAGCTACTATTACCTTCAAAGGTAAAAGCGTACACCCTGGTTATGCCAAAGGTAAAATGATCAATTCTCTATTGATTGCTAATGATTTTATAAACGCATTACCAAAAAAAGGCATACCACAAGAAACTAAAGGTTACGATGGTTTTTTTCATGTACACCACCTTGCAGGAACCATTGAGGAAACCGTTTTGGAACTGATTATCAGAGATCACAGCAAACTAAAATTCGAAAAACGAAAAGAATTAATTTCGAAAATAACAGCAAAAATCAATAAAAAATATTCCAAGCAATTTGGAGAAGATATTGTTATCGCTGTCGTAGAGGATCAATATTACAACATGAAGGAAAAAGTAACTCCTGTAAAACATATTGTAGACATTGCGGCCAAAGCGATGAAAGAGGTAAATGTAAAGCCAATTATCAAACCCATCCGTGGTGGAACAGATGGTTGCCAACTATCTTATATGGGATTACCTTGCCCGAATATATTTGCTGGTGGACACAACTTTCATGGTAAATATGAGTACGTACCTGTAGAGAGCATGCAAAAAGCGGTAGAAGTAATTGTGAAAATTGCAGAGCTTACTGCTTTACCAAACTACGGTTTACCAGTACCAAAGGCCAAAAAATAA
- a CDS encoding DUF1003 domain-containing protein, whose protein sequence is MNLNKNWHQSYRENLNYGGRIADAVAKGMGSWRFIIIQTVFVIIWMGLNMVAFFKHWDAYPFILLNLLFSTQAAYAAPIIMMAQNRQNERDRVQAQDDYNTNKEAKLEIEALADKLNSIEIEKLDKIIRILEEMK, encoded by the coding sequence ATGAATCTGAATAAAAACTGGCACCAAAGCTACCGTGAAAATCTTAATTATGGTGGCCGAATAGCTGATGCTGTCGCCAAAGGAATGGGATCTTGGCGCTTTATTATCATCCAAACTGTCTTTGTAATCATTTGGATGGGACTAAATATGGTTGCCTTTTTCAAACATTGGGATGCTTATCCATTTATTTTGTTAAACTTATTGTTTTCTACCCAAGCTGCTTATGCTGCACCTATAATTATGATGGCACAAAACCGTCAAAATGAACGTGACCGTGTACAAGCACAAGACGACTACAACACCAACAAAGAAGCAAAACTCGAAATTGAAGCTTTGGCTGATAAATTAAACTCCATCGAAATCGAAAAATTAGATAAGATTATTCGAATTCTGGAGGAAATGAAATAG
- a CDS encoding response regulator transcription factor: MKKILMIEDDPSIVELATIHLKDIHCEVTKSYAGFEGLHLATTGTYDVIILDIMLPEIDGIEICKRIRAEKIKTPILMLTARSEEIDKIIGLETGADDYLTKPFSIREFIARIKALIRRTEMLAPEPVEIPEILQCQNLMMNTTKRKVSLDDNKIELTPKEFDLLYLFMSNPGISYSRETLLNVVWGYEFSGYEHTVNSHINRLRTKIENNLTNPRFILTTWGIGYRFTDEIK, translated from the coding sequence ATGAAGAAAATATTGATGATTGAAGATGATCCGTCTATTGTAGAATTGGCGACGATTCACCTCAAAGACATACACTGTGAGGTGACCAAATCGTATGCCGGATTTGAGGGATTACACCTTGCTACGACAGGTACCTATGATGTCATTATCCTAGACATTATGTTGCCCGAAATCGATGGAATCGAAATTTGCAAACGCATTCGAGCCGAAAAAATTAAAACACCAATTTTAATGCTTACCGCAAGAAGCGAAGAAATTGACAAAATTATAGGGCTAGAAACTGGAGCCGATGATTATCTCACAAAGCCATTTAGTATTCGAGAATTTATAGCTCGAATAAAAGCTTTGATACGTCGAACCGAAATGCTTGCACCAGAGCCAGTAGAAATTCCTGAGATTTTGCAGTGCCAAAATCTTATGATGAATACCACCAAGAGAAAAGTTTCTCTTGACGACAATAAGATTGAGCTAACACCAAAAGAATTTGATTTGTTGTACCTATTTATGTCTAATCCTGGCATTAGTTATTCACGTGAAACCTTACTAAATGTAGTATGGGGATATGAATTTTCGGGTTATGAGCATACGGTAAACTCACATATTAACCGCCTACGCACTAAGATTGAAAACAACCTAACCAACCCACGATTCATCTTGACTACTTGGGGAATTGGTTACCGTTTTACGGACGAAATTAAATAA
- a CDS encoding alpha-amylase family glycosyl hydrolase codes for MEKIIAKVEGMGAIVSKAGTTFRVWAPNADKVYVTGTFNEWSKSKNKLKAEENGYWAVTVKNAKAGDEYKFIIHNGKQILERNDPYAKEMTNSNGNSLVTNIEFEWEDQDFEMKSWNNLVIYELHVGTFNRKQEDQVATFEDVIKKIPYLKSLAINCVEILPIAEFAGGISWGYNPSYPFAIERDYGGAEAFAKMVNAFHKEGIAVILDVVYNHFGPSDMDLWQFDGWSENDKGGIYFYNDHRSETPWGDSRPDYGRDEVRQYIRDNALMWIEDYHCDGLRMDATSYIRYEGGGLGYDTEIPEGNQLMRDINAEINSKYPGKLTIAEDLKGDDLVTLSTENGGLGYGSQWDMNFVHPVRKVLIEQGDEHRDMQALVDAILFKYNIDAFERIIYTESHDEVANGKARVPEEIEPGNADSFFGKKRAILGIAITLTSPGIPMLFQGQEFIEDEYFQDTEALDWDQQKKHKGITRMVRDLVRLRTEEKFETQGLKGQFTKILHFNEQNKVLAYARSTKEDFSDSTVVLVNLSNVSYENYSFGITQAAGFQLVFNSDWTGYDEEFTDMEVHPIQIDQEGYDNEAMKATSNLPAYAALIFVPTTNED; via the coding sequence ATGGAAAAGATTATAGCAAAAGTCGAAGGCATGGGTGCGATAGTATCTAAAGCAGGAACCACCTTTAGAGTGTGGGCACCCAATGCGGACAAAGTGTATGTTACGGGCACATTCAACGAATGGAGCAAAAGTAAAAACAAACTCAAGGCAGAAGAAAATGGCTATTGGGCAGTTACGGTAAAAAATGCAAAAGCAGGTGATGAATACAAGTTCATCATTCACAATGGTAAGCAAATCTTGGAGCGTAATGATCCTTACGCCAAAGAGATGACTAACAGTAACGGAAATTCATTGGTTACAAACATCGAATTTGAATGGGAAGACCAAGATTTCGAAATGAAATCATGGAACAATTTGGTAATTTACGAATTGCACGTTGGTACCTTCAATAGAAAACAGGAAGACCAAGTGGCTACGTTTGAAGATGTAATCAAGAAAATTCCATATTTGAAATCATTGGCAATAAACTGCGTTGAAATACTACCAATTGCCGAATTTGCTGGAGGTATCTCTTGGGGTTACAACCCATCGTATCCATTTGCCATTGAGCGTGATTATGGTGGTGCAGAAGCATTTGCAAAAATGGTAAATGCTTTTCACAAAGAAGGTATAGCCGTAATTTTGGATGTTGTTTACAATCATTTTGGCCCTTCGGATATGGATTTATGGCAATTTGATGGCTGGTCTGAAAATGATAAAGGTGGAATTTATTTCTACAATGATCACAGATCTGAGACTCCATGGGGTGATTCAAGACCTGACTATGGTCGCGACGAAGTTCGTCAATACATACGAGACAATGCCTTGATGTGGATTGAAGATTATCATTGTGATGGTTTACGAATGGACGCTACCTCATACATACGTTATGAAGGTGGTGGATTGGGATATGATACAGAAATACCAGAAGGAAATCAGTTAATGAGAGATATTAATGCTGAAATTAACTCAAAATATCCAGGTAAATTAACTATTGCCGAAGATTTGAAAGGTGATGATTTGGTAACACTATCTACTGAGAATGGTGGATTAGGTTATGGATCACAATGGGACATGAATTTTGTACACCCAGTTAGAAAAGTTTTAATTGAACAAGGAGATGAGCACCGCGATATGCAAGCATTAGTTGATGCCATCTTATTTAAATACAATATAGATGCTTTTGAAAGAATTATATATACCGAATCTCATGATGAGGTTGCGAATGGCAAAGCGCGCGTACCTGAAGAGATTGAGCCAGGAAACGCAGATAGCTTCTTTGGCAAGAAGAGAGCAATCTTAGGAATTGCTATTACTCTAACATCACCAGGAATCCCGATGTTGTTTCAAGGTCAGGAATTTATTGAAGATGAATATTTTCAAGATACAGAAGCACTTGATTGGGACCAACAGAAAAAGCACAAGGGCATTACTAGAATGGTAAGAGACTTGGTACGCTTGCGAACTGAAGAAAAATTTGAAACCCAAGGATTAAAAGGGCAATTCACCAAAATTTTGCACTTTAATGAACAGAATAAAGTACTGGCCTACGCACGATCTACTAAAGAAGATTTTAGTGATTCGACGGTGGTGCTTGTAAATTTATCAAACGTATCGTACGAAAATTACAGTTTTGGAATCACGCAAGCAGCGGGTTTTCAATTGGTATTTAATAGTGATTGGACAGGATATGATGAAGAATTTACCGATATGGAAGTTCATCCTATTCAAATTGATCAGGAAGGTTATGACAATGAAGCCATGAAGGCAACGTCAAACTTACCAGCTTATGCTGCATTAATTTTTGTACCTACAACAAACGAGGATTAA
- a CDS encoding helix-turn-helix domain-containing protein has product MKIYIKNMACESCKVFVKDALEELDLHPIKVELGEVQVKEELSEEKKRTLNAKIKTVGLEIIESKGGILIEKIKNSCQEYVNNEENIKINISDYLSKKLDLDYNYISNAFSEVTSSTIITYINLIKMEKAKEMILFEEYNFSEIATKLHFSSLSAFSTQFKKVTGFNPTHFKNVKEKRRVAIQELNEDLADKKQ; this is encoded by the coding sequence ATGAAAATCTATATCAAGAATATGGCTTGCGAGAGCTGTAAAGTGTTTGTAAAAGACGCGCTAGAAGAACTCGATCTACACCCTATTAAGGTAGAACTTGGAGAAGTTCAAGTTAAAGAGGAATTAAGCGAAGAAAAGAAACGAACATTAAATGCTAAAATAAAAACCGTTGGTCTTGAAATCATAGAAAGCAAAGGCGGAATTTTAATCGAAAAAATTAAAAATTCCTGCCAAGAATATGTAAACAACGAAGAAAATATCAAAATTAATATCTCTGATTATTTGAGCAAAAAATTAGATCTTGATTACAATTATATTTCTAATGCATTTTCTGAGGTTACTTCGAGTACTATAATTACTTATATCAATTTGATAAAAATGGAAAAGGCGAAGGAAATGATTTTATTCGAAGAATATAATTTTTCTGAAATAGCAACCAAACTTCATTTTAGTAGTTTGTCTGCATTTTCGACACAATTTAAAAAAGTAACAGGCTTCAATCCTACTCATTTTAAAAATGTGAAAGAAAAGCGAAGAGTTGCAATTCAGGAACTTAATGAAGATTTAGCCGATAAAAAACAATAA
- a CDS encoding AEC family transporter, which translates to MFNIILIFVFLLLGIVLQNVRKFPVLSAYKILNKIVVTVCLPAIVLYYIPKLVWSNELLYPIGAAWIGFVVAFLLFYFLGKKWGWSNKLIGCLVLTAGLGNTSFLGYPIISALYGEAGLKIAILVDQPGTVVVLSTLGIFVATYFSKDNLNPMQMLVRVFKFPPFVFFIIACLLNVFSISINENLQIILKSLGSIMAPLALTSVGLQLRFERKSQHWRFLGFGLLYKLILTPALIYVLYVMILGQKSSMIGVVLMETAMASNITASILAASYGLKPRLASMMIGYGIPLSFISLIFWYFVAQYSAV; encoded by the coding sequence ATGTTTAATATCATTCTTATTTTTGTCTTCCTGCTGTTGGGAATCGTTTTGCAAAATGTTAGAAAGTTTCCAGTTTTATCGGCTTACAAAATCCTGAACAAAATTGTGGTGACGGTTTGTTTACCTGCAATTGTATTGTATTATATTCCAAAATTAGTTTGGAGTAATGAACTTTTATACCCTATTGGTGCAGCGTGGATCGGTTTTGTAGTGGCTTTTCTTTTGTTTTATTTTCTAGGAAAAAAATGGGGATGGTCCAACAAATTAATCGGTTGCCTTGTCTTGACTGCTGGTCTCGGAAACACATCGTTCTTAGGATACCCAATTATTAGTGCTTTGTATGGCGAAGCGGGGCTAAAGATTGCTATTTTGGTTGATCAGCCAGGGACTGTAGTCGTGTTATCTACTTTGGGTATTTTTGTGGCAACTTATTTTTCGAAAGACAATCTGAATCCCATGCAAATGTTGGTTCGAGTTTTTAAATTTCCTCCCTTTGTGTTTTTTATTATCGCTTGCTTACTGAATGTTTTTTCGATTTCAATTAATGAAAATCTACAAATCATCCTGAAAAGTTTAGGAAGTATTATGGCGCCATTGGCATTAACATCGGTAGGGTTGCAGTTGCGATTTGAGCGTAAAAGTCAACATTGGCGCTTTTTGGGTTTTGGTCTTTTGTACAAATTAATCTTGACTCCTGCATTGATCTATGTGTTGTATGTGATGATTTTGGGTCAAAAATCGTCCATGATTGGGGTGGTATTAATGGAAACCGCTATGGCATCCAATATTACCGCAAGTATTTTGGCAGCAAGCTATGGTCTCAAGCCTCGACTAGCGAGCATGATGATTGGATATGGGATTCCGCTATCGTTCATTTCTCTTATTTTTTGGTACTTTGTTGCGCAATATAGTGCCGTCTAA
- a CDS encoding sensor histidine kinase: protein MMEQKRYNSLFWKISLVFFLLLAMVGVAHVYISYHSSREYLEEVNQRLNHDTAKNIIDNSTPFYNGQVIKPALDEMFHHVMAINPNLEVYLVDPKGKIIAWFPPEKKLTLQKISIDPIKLFIADQNKTLIKGDDPLNPGTQKVFSAHPLTMNNMLYAYIYVVLNGEKKQATSDTLFASYLWQISYRTMAITLFFTFVIGLLIIRTITKNYSKILLVMQRFREGDLHARIDLDSINSEKQLATMFNEMADILTTNIDKLKEVENLRRELIANVSHDLRTPIAIIRGYLETLQMKEDTITVEDRKRYIDIVSQSTVKLEKLVNELFELSKLEANQIRPQKEPFIISELVNDISSKYQIIAIDKKIKIETYLSKELAPVLADISLIERVIQNLLDNALKFTPEGGTISIITEKCLNNTVKITISDTGIGIPEKDRERIFARYYRANNYTDLKNSTGLGLAIAKKILDLHDSTLELISAEEKGSSFIFKLKCS, encoded by the coding sequence ATGATGGAACAAAAAAGATACAATAGTTTATTCTGGAAAATATCATTGGTATTCTTCCTGCTACTCGCCATGGTGGGTGTGGCGCACGTATACATAAGCTACCACTCATCACGAGAATATCTCGAAGAAGTTAACCAACGACTCAACCACGATACTGCCAAAAACATTATCGACAACTCTACTCCCTTCTATAACGGACAAGTAATTAAACCCGCATTGGATGAAATGTTTCATCACGTGATGGCAATAAACCCTAATCTTGAAGTCTACTTGGTCGACCCAAAAGGAAAAATAATCGCATGGTTTCCGCCAGAAAAAAAGCTGACGCTACAAAAAATAAGTATTGACCCTATCAAACTATTTATAGCAGATCAAAACAAAACGTTGATTAAGGGCGACGATCCGCTTAACCCTGGAACTCAAAAAGTATTCTCGGCTCACCCGTTGACCATGAATAATATGCTTTATGCCTATATTTATGTGGTGCTGAATGGCGAAAAAAAGCAAGCTACATCAGACACCTTATTTGCTAGTTACTTATGGCAAATTAGTTACCGAACGATGGCAATAACCTTATTTTTTACGTTTGTAATCGGATTGCTTATCATTCGAACCATAACCAAAAACTACTCAAAAATATTGCTAGTCATGCAACGTTTTAGAGAAGGAGATTTGCATGCTCGAATAGACCTAGACAGTATTAATAGTGAAAAACAATTGGCTACCATGTTCAACGAAATGGCAGACATACTCACCACCAATATTGATAAATTGAAGGAAGTCGAAAATTTAAGGCGCGAGTTAATCGCCAATGTTTCGCATGACCTACGCACACCAATCGCGATCATACGTGGGTACCTCGAAACCTTACAGATGAAAGAGGACACCATCACTGTCGAAGATCGCAAACGATACATTGATATTGTGAGCCAAAGTACGGTTAAGCTTGAAAAGTTGGTCAACGAATTATTTGAACTATCAAAATTGGAAGCCAACCAGATTAGGCCCCAAAAAGAGCCCTTTATCATTAGTGAACTGGTAAATGATATAAGTTCGAAATACCAAATCATCGCCATTGATAAAAAGATTAAAATTGAAACCTATTTATCGAAAGAGCTTGCGCCCGTATTGGCAGATATTTCATTGATCGAAAGGGTGATTCAAAACCTGCTAGACAATGCGCTTAAATTTACACCTGAAGGCGGAACCATCAGCATCATTACTGAAAAGTGTCTCAATAATACCGTAAAAATCACCATCTCGGATACCGGAATTGGGATTCCTGAGAAAGATCGTGAACGTATTTTTGCTCGTTATTACCGCGCTAACAATTATACTGATTTAAAAAATAGCACAGGACTAGGATTGGCTATTGCCAAAAAAATATTAGACCTACACGATTCGACACTTGAACTTATTTCTGCTGAAGAAAAAGGAAGTTCGTTCATCTTTAAATTAAAATGTAGTTAA
- a CDS encoding transporter codes for MKKYFYTLTILAFCFPMLSIAQSGWTKAKNTCFVKLDYSSYTSSDFRNNVGNKLKTSDFTQNAISVYGEYGITNRLTAIGFLPLYKQNGYETTNNVSGLGDLKLELKYALLQKSFPLSIAIAPEFPTGKKDNFATNKNNPLETINLPSGDGEFNVWTTLAVSHSFAPSKLYASAFTAFNYRTSYKERDFQNQFQAGVEVGYQFFDKLWVNSKVSVLTGVGADPEFSDFIRGDGTSYTGMSVGAMYELNKNFGLTAQYFNSNSAIVKAKNVYANNILSVGIVYQKK; via the coding sequence ATGAAAAAATACTTTTATACCTTAACAATACTCGCCTTCTGTTTCCCAATGCTATCCATCGCACAAAGCGGTTGGACCAAAGCAAAGAATACCTGTTTTGTAAAACTAGATTACAGTAGTTATACCTCATCTGATTTTAGAAATAATGTGGGAAACAAATTAAAAACAAGTGACTTCACCCAAAATGCAATTTCAGTTTATGGAGAATACGGAATCACAAATCGCTTGACTGCCATTGGGTTTTTACCTCTTTATAAACAAAATGGATATGAAACCACTAATAATGTGAGTGGTCTTGGTGATCTTAAATTAGAATTAAAATACGCCTTATTGCAAAAGTCTTTCCCACTTTCGATCGCAATTGCACCGGAATTTCCAACGGGGAAAAAAGATAATTTTGCCACCAATAAAAACAATCCGTTAGAGACAATCAATCTACCTTCAGGAGATGGAGAATTTAATGTTTGGACTACTTTGGCCGTATCACATTCTTTTGCACCTTCAAAATTATATGCAAGTGCGTTCACCGCATTCAATTATAGAACAAGCTACAAAGAGCGTGATTTTCAAAATCAATTTCAAGCTGGTGTCGAAGTGGGTTATCAATTCTTTGACAAACTTTGGGTAAACTCAAAAGTTTCTGTTTTGACAGGTGTTGGTGCTGATCCAGAATTTTCAGACTTTATTAGAGGTGATGGAACAAGCTACACAGGAATGTCTGTGGGCGCAATGTATGAACTAAACAAGAACTTTGGACTTACTGCACAGTACTTTAATTCGAATAGTGCCATCGTAAAAGCTAAAAACGTTTACGCAAACAACATTTTGTCGGTTGGAATTGTGTATCAAAAGAAATAA